In one Mycobacteroides chelonae genomic region, the following are encoded:
- a CDS encoding uroporphyrinogen-III synthase, with the protein MPRNEQERRLDGFTIGVTAARRSEELIALLERRGAAVVYAAAIRIIPLADDAELREATELVIADPPDVTVATTGIGFRGWIEAADEWGVAEGLKSALESGRLVARGPKATGAIRQAGLREEWSPASESSAEVLDRLLEEGVEGRRIAVQLHGAATEWEPIADLCEALTIAGAQVIRVPVYRWEPPEDQRPMDRMISMAINAELDGISFTSAPAVASMLGRAKATGRLDELLSALRGRVAPLCVGPVTAAPLEVLGVQTTQPERARLGALARHVADELPRRAPRFHAGGHVVSVRSCGIAVDGETRQISPAGMALMKRLMVRPGQVVSREDLLGVLPGGGDDTHAVETAMTRLRSALGAPKVIQTVVKRGYRLAIDPTMIGECHG; encoded by the coding sequence TTGCCGCGTAACGAACAAGAGCGTCGGCTCGACGGATTCACTATCGGTGTCACTGCTGCGCGCCGGTCGGAGGAACTGATCGCGCTCCTGGAACGCCGGGGTGCTGCAGTGGTGTACGCCGCAGCCATCCGGATCATCCCGCTCGCGGATGACGCGGAGTTGCGTGAGGCCACCGAGCTCGTCATCGCCGACCCGCCCGACGTCACGGTGGCCACCACCGGAATCGGGTTCCGTGGCTGGATAGAAGCCGCTGACGAATGGGGTGTGGCTGAAGGTCTCAAGTCGGCGTTGGAGTCCGGGCGTTTGGTCGCCCGCGGGCCGAAAGCCACTGGGGCGATTCGCCAAGCGGGTCTGCGTGAAGAGTGGTCACCGGCGTCCGAGTCGTCAGCGGAGGTGCTGGATAGGCTCCTGGAAGAGGGTGTCGAGGGCCGGCGTATCGCCGTGCAGCTTCACGGTGCTGCCACCGAGTGGGAGCCCATCGCCGATCTCTGTGAAGCGCTGACAATCGCTGGCGCGCAGGTTATTCGGGTGCCGGTGTACCGCTGGGAACCTCCGGAGGATCAGCGGCCGATGGACCGCATGATCTCCATGGCCATCAATGCCGAGCTGGACGGGATCAGTTTCACAAGCGCCCCCGCGGTGGCATCAATGCTTGGTCGCGCCAAGGCAACCGGGCGATTGGATGAGCTACTGTCCGCGCTGCGGGGCAGAGTGGCGCCGCTGTGTGTCGGCCCGGTGACCGCGGCGCCGCTGGAAGTACTGGGTGTGCAGACAACGCAACCCGAACGAGCGCGGCTGGGGGCGTTGGCCCGGCACGTTGCTGATGAATTGCCTAGGCGTGCACCACGTTTCCATGCCGGCGGGCATGTTGTGAGTGTGCGCAGCTGCGGGATTGCGGTTGACGGCGAGACGCGTCAGATCTCTCCGGCGGGAATGGCGTTGATGAAACGGCTGATGGTGCGTCCCGGTCAGGTGGTGTCTCGCGAAGATCTGTTGGGTGTCCTGCCCGGCGGCGGAGACGACACCCATGCGGTGGAGACGGCGATGACGCGCCTGCGGTCTGCGCTCGGTGCGCCAAAAGTGATTCAAACAGTGGTCAAGCGCGGTTACCGGCTGGCGATCGATCCGACCATGATTGGGGAATGCCATGGATGA
- the nirD gene encoding nitrite reductase small subunit NirD codes for MWSTVCAVDSLTPGRGAAVLLPDDVQAALFLLSNGELYAVGNIDPYGQAAVMSRGLTGDRGGEPTVASPLLKQVFSLIDGRCLDDASRRLPVFEVRVSNGNVEIGMLRSRHRNAVAA; via the coding sequence GTGTGGTCGACGGTCTGTGCGGTGGATTCACTCACCCCGGGCCGTGGTGCTGCGGTACTCCTTCCGGACGATGTACAGGCCGCACTTTTTCTGCTGTCCAATGGAGAGCTGTACGCGGTCGGTAACATCGATCCATACGGCCAGGCCGCGGTCATGTCGCGCGGTTTGACCGGTGACCGTGGCGGTGAGCCTACGGTGGCATCACCGCTGCTCAAGCAGGTCTTCTCGCTAATAGACGGGCGTTGTCTCGATGATGCGTCGCGCCGGTTGCCAGTCTTCGAGGTGCGGGTGAGCAATGGAAATGTCGAAATCGGAATGCTCAGGAGCCGACACCGGAACGCGGTTGCCGCGTAA
- the nirB gene encoding nitrite reductase large subunit NirB encodes MNKKVVVIGHGMVGHRFVQVLRERDATDQWQVTVLGEESDAAYDRVALSSYIESWDRDSLALTGNSYTDDPMVTLHLGDRVVGIDRAGQTVTTEAGTVLDYDALVMATGSYPFVPPVPGGDADGCFVYRTMDDLDAIKAVADKSPGAAGVVIGGGLLGLEAANALRLMGLAPHVVELNPRLMHLQVDEGGGALLTRLVTDLGLTVHTSVSTAAIEKAEDGTLSVQLSDGSTIDASVLVFSAGIRPRDELARECGLELAERGGIFTDAGCQTSDLHIYAIGEVAAIEGRCYGLVAPGYTTAEIVADRLLGGTSEFPGADLSTKLKLLGVDVASFGDAHGTSDGALEVVFNDATKGTYAKLVVSDDARTLLGGILVGDASAYGTLRPMLGRELPADPAALIAPSGAEIGVGALPDDAQICSCNAVTKGAICSAICEGATDVPALKAATCAGTSCGSCIPMLKQILAAQGVEQSKALCEHFAQSRAELFQVVQVTGIRTFSELIAKHGTGTGCDICKPTVASILASTSSDHILEGEQAALQDTNDHFLANMQKNGTYSVVPRLPGGEVTPEKLIVIGEVAKEFGLYTKITGGQRIDLFGARVEQLPLIWKRLIDAGMESGQAYGKSLRTVKSCVGSTWCRYGVQDSVGMAVELELRYRGLRSPHKLKMGVSGCARECAEARGKDVGVIATENGWNLYVGGNGGATPAHAKLLAGDLDSETLIKYIDRYLMFYIRTADRLQRTAPWQEAIEGGLDHIRAVVCEDSLGIADDLEAAMARHVEGYSDEWAAVLADESKLRRFVSFVNAPEELDSTIAFDDSGPRKVPVLLGTPGFRSAAESAT; translated from the coding sequence ATGAACAAGAAAGTCGTCGTCATCGGCCACGGAATGGTCGGCCACCGATTTGTCCAGGTGCTTCGCGAGCGTGACGCCACCGATCAGTGGCAGGTCACCGTCCTCGGCGAGGAATCCGACGCCGCGTACGACCGCGTGGCGCTGTCCTCGTACATCGAGAGCTGGGACCGGGACTCGCTGGCGCTCACCGGAAACAGCTATACCGATGACCCCATGGTGACTCTTCATCTCGGCGACCGGGTGGTCGGCATCGACCGGGCCGGGCAGACGGTCACCACCGAAGCCGGCACCGTCCTGGACTATGACGCACTGGTGATGGCCACCGGTTCATACCCGTTTGTGCCCCCGGTGCCCGGTGGCGACGCCGACGGTTGCTTCGTCTACCGCACCATGGATGATCTGGATGCCATCAAGGCCGTCGCCGACAAGTCGCCGGGTGCTGCGGGTGTCGTCATCGGCGGTGGCCTGCTCGGCTTGGAGGCTGCGAATGCGTTGCGCCTCATGGGGTTGGCCCCGCATGTCGTGGAGCTCAATCCTCGCCTCATGCACCTGCAGGTCGACGAGGGTGGCGGTGCCCTGCTCACCCGGCTGGTCACCGACCTCGGACTGACGGTGCACACCAGTGTGTCCACGGCGGCCATCGAGAAGGCAGAAGACGGAACGCTGTCCGTACAGCTGTCGGACGGGTCCACGATCGACGCCTCGGTGCTGGTGTTTTCGGCGGGCATCCGGCCGCGTGATGAGCTGGCCAGGGAATGCGGGCTTGAGTTGGCCGAACGCGGAGGCATCTTCACCGATGCCGGTTGCCAGACAAGCGATCTGCACATCTATGCGATCGGTGAAGTAGCCGCCATCGAAGGTCGTTGCTATGGGCTCGTCGCGCCCGGGTACACCACCGCCGAGATTGTCGCGGACCGGCTACTCGGCGGCACTTCCGAGTTTCCGGGCGCCGATCTGTCCACCAAGCTCAAGTTGCTCGGGGTGGATGTTGCCAGTTTCGGCGATGCCCACGGTACCTCCGACGGTGCCCTGGAGGTCGTCTTCAATGACGCAACCAAGGGCACCTATGCCAAGCTTGTGGTCTCCGATGATGCGCGAACTCTGTTGGGCGGCATCCTCGTCGGTGATGCCAGCGCCTACGGCACCCTGCGGCCCATGCTGGGCCGGGAATTGCCGGCAGACCCGGCCGCACTGATCGCGCCCTCGGGTGCGGAGATCGGCGTCGGCGCACTGCCCGATGACGCGCAGATCTGCTCGTGCAACGCGGTGACCAAGGGTGCGATCTGCAGTGCTATCTGTGAGGGCGCCACCGATGTGCCGGCTCTCAAGGCGGCCACCTGCGCCGGAACATCCTGCGGTAGCTGCATTCCGATGCTCAAGCAGATCCTGGCCGCTCAGGGTGTCGAGCAGTCCAAGGCACTGTGCGAGCATTTCGCACAGTCGCGCGCCGAGCTGTTCCAAGTGGTGCAGGTGACCGGGATCCGGACCTTCTCGGAGCTGATTGCCAAGCACGGCACGGGAACCGGCTGCGACATCTGCAAGCCCACGGTCGCGTCCATCTTGGCCTCCACGTCCAGCGATCACATTCTGGAAGGGGAGCAGGCCGCGCTGCAAGACACCAACGACCACTTCCTGGCCAACATGCAGAAGAACGGCACCTATTCAGTGGTGCCGCGTCTGCCGGGCGGCGAAGTGACTCCGGAGAAGCTCATCGTCATCGGCGAAGTAGCAAAGGAATTCGGGCTGTACACCAAGATCACCGGTGGTCAGCGCATCGATCTCTTTGGTGCTCGCGTCGAACAGCTCCCGCTGATCTGGAAGCGGCTCATCGACGCCGGTATGGAATCCGGGCAGGCTTACGGCAAGTCCCTGCGCACCGTGAAGAGTTGCGTGGGTTCGACGTGGTGCCGGTACGGGGTTCAGGATTCGGTGGGCATGGCCGTCGAACTCGAGTTGCGCTATCGCGGACTGCGTTCCCCGCACAAGCTCAAGATGGGCGTGTCTGGATGTGCCCGCGAATGCGCCGAGGCCCGGGGCAAGGACGTTGGCGTCATTGCCACCGAGAACGGTTGGAACCTCTATGTCGGAGGTAACGGTGGCGCCACCCCGGCGCATGCCAAACTGCTCGCCGGAGATCTGGATTCGGAGACGCTGATCAAATACATCGACCGCTACTTGATGTTCTACATCCGCACCGCGGACCGGCTGCAGCGCACGGCGCCGTGGCAGGAGGCGATCGAGGGTGGCCTCGATCACATCCGGGCCGTGGTGTGCGAGGACTCGCTTGGTATCGCCGATGACCTGGAGGCCGCCATGGCCCGCCACGTTGAGGGCTATTCCGATGAATGGGCGGCCGTCCTGGCCGACGAGAGCAAGCTGCGCCGATTCGTGTCGTTCGTGAACGCGCCCGAGGAACTCGATTCCACCATCGCATTCGACGACAGCGGTCCGCGGAAGGTACCGGTGCTGTTGGGTACTCCGGGATTCAGGTCTGCCGCCGAGTCCGCAACGTAG
- a CDS encoding nitrate/nitrite transporter, whose translation MANNTAAAPIARRGRWIENWDPEDVAAWENGGAKVARRNLIWSVVAEHVGFSVWSIWSVMVLFMPQNVYHIDAAGKFFLVAMPTLVGAVLRLPYTFATAWFGGRNWTIFSALVLAVPTSLTLYFMAHPETSYTTFMIVAAVAGFGGGNFASSMTNINAFYPQRFKGWALGLNAGGGNIGVPVIQVLGLLVIATAGNRSPHWVAGIYLVLIAFAAVGAALFMDNLANQKTDGRSLINVMKYRDSWIIAFLYIGTFGSFIGFSFAFGQVLQLNFLAGLAHSGLTPAQAAAQASLHAAQIAFIGPLLGSLARPFGGWLSDRTGGGKISLYAFVAMIFGAGILVSAGTIDDRTAGAPSGAIMTAYVVGFIVLFVVSGIGNGSVYKMIPSIFAAKAHSAGLDETWSRTMSGALIGVAGAIGALGGVAINLVLRASYLSAAKSATMAFWVFLAFYVVCAAVTWYAYVRRPVGVPVPVVLDSKDEVAV comes from the coding sequence ATGGCGAACAACACGGCAGCAGCCCCAATTGCACGGCGCGGACGCTGGATTGAGAACTGGGATCCGGAGGATGTCGCCGCCTGGGAAAACGGCGGTGCGAAAGTGGCGCGGCGCAACCTGATCTGGTCGGTGGTCGCCGAACACGTCGGATTCTCAGTTTGGTCCATCTGGTCGGTGATGGTTCTGTTCATGCCGCAGAACGTCTATCACATCGACGCGGCCGGAAAGTTCTTCCTGGTGGCCATGCCCACCCTGGTTGGTGCCGTGCTGCGGCTGCCGTACACCTTCGCCACCGCATGGTTCGGCGGGCGTAACTGGACCATCTTCAGTGCCCTGGTGCTGGCGGTGCCGACCTCACTCACCTTGTACTTCATGGCGCACCCGGAAACGTCGTACACCACCTTCATGATCGTGGCGGCGGTCGCGGGATTCGGTGGTGGAAACTTCGCCTCCTCGATGACCAACATCAATGCCTTTTACCCGCAACGGTTCAAGGGCTGGGCGCTGGGCCTCAACGCGGGTGGCGGGAACATCGGCGTCCCGGTGATTCAGGTGCTCGGCCTGCTCGTCATCGCCACCGCCGGGAACCGTTCACCGCACTGGGTGGCGGGTATCTACCTCGTGCTGATCGCCTTCGCCGCCGTGGGTGCGGCGCTGTTCATGGACAACCTGGCGAACCAGAAGACCGACGGCCGCTCGCTCATCAACGTGATGAAGTACCGGGATTCGTGGATCATCGCCTTCCTGTACATCGGCACCTTCGGGTCCTTCATCGGGTTCAGCTTCGCGTTCGGGCAGGTGCTGCAGCTGAACTTCCTTGCCGGGCTCGCTCACAGCGGCCTGACGCCGGCGCAGGCGGCGGCGCAGGCATCGCTGCACGCCGCGCAGATCGCGTTCATCGGGCCGCTGCTCGGCTCGCTGGCCCGACCGTTCGGCGGCTGGCTTTCGGACCGCACGGGTGGCGGCAAGATCTCGCTGTACGCCTTTGTCGCGATGATCTTCGGCGCGGGCATCCTGGTGTCCGCCGGAACCATCGACGACCGCACGGCCGGCGCGCCCTCCGGAGCCATCATGACCGCCTACGTCGTGGGCTTTATCGTCCTGTTCGTCGTCTCCGGAATCGGTAATGGCTCGGTGTACAAGATGATTCCGTCGATCTTCGCCGCCAAGGCGCATAGCGCCGGGCTCGATGAAACCTGGTCGCGAACCATGTCCGGTGCCTTGATCGGTGTGGCCGGAGCCATCGGCGCCCTCGGTGGTGTGGCCATCAACCTGGTGCTGCGTGCCTCCTACCTCAGCGCCGCAAAGTCGGCCACCATGGCGTTCTGGGTGTTCCTCGCCTTCTATGTGGTCTGCGCGGCGGTCACCTGGTACGCCTACGTGCGGCGCCCGGTGGGAGTTCCGGTGCCGGTAGTTCTCGATTCCAAAGACGAAGTGGCGGTGTGA
- a CDS encoding TIGR02569 family protein, whose amino-acid sequence MTVDRPPEHVLATYGLSGVKPVQLGPTWEGGWRCGEVVLSLVADHARAAWSAKVRDTLFIDGVRLARPVRSTDGRYVVSGWRADTFVAGAPEPRHDEVVSLSVRLHEATSKLERPRFLTQPPVAPWADVDVFIAADRAAWEDRPLQSWPSAARVSPGSPDGQRSIDLINQLASLRRPTKSPPQLVHGDLYGTVLFAGAAAPGITDITPYWRPASWAAGVAVVDALSWGDADDGLIERWATLPEWPQMLLRALIFRLAVHALHPRSSAQSFPGLARTAALVRLTL is encoded by the coding sequence GTGACTGTGGACCGCCCACCCGAGCACGTGCTCGCGACTTACGGGCTCAGCGGCGTCAAACCAGTCCAGCTAGGCCCGACATGGGAGGGTGGCTGGCGCTGCGGTGAAGTGGTGTTGTCACTGGTAGCGGATCATGCGCGTGCCGCATGGTCCGCCAAGGTGCGCGACACCCTGTTCATCGACGGGGTGCGGTTGGCCCGGCCGGTTCGCTCCACCGACGGACGCTATGTCGTATCGGGTTGGCGTGCGGACACATTCGTTGCGGGTGCGCCCGAGCCCCGGCACGACGAGGTCGTGTCGCTGTCGGTGCGCCTCCATGAGGCCACTTCCAAGCTGGAACGTCCCCGATTCTTGACCCAGCCTCCCGTGGCGCCCTGGGCCGATGTCGATGTGTTCATCGCGGCCGATCGTGCGGCCTGGGAAGACCGGCCGCTGCAATCCTGGCCCTCTGCTGCCCGGGTGTCGCCCGGCTCGCCCGATGGCCAGCGATCCATCGATCTGATCAACCAATTGGCGAGTCTGCGGCGGCCCACCAAGAGTCCACCGCAGCTGGTCCACGGCGACTTGTATGGCACCGTGCTTTTCGCGGGCGCGGCCGCGCCCGGTATCACCGACATCACCCCCTACTGGCGTCCCGCGTCCTGGGCGGCAGGTGTCGCGGTGGTGGACGCACTGTCCTGGGGCGACGCGGACGACGGTCTTATCGAACGCTGGGCGACCTTGCCGGAGTGGCCGCAGATGCTGTTGCGGGCCTTGATCTTCCGGCTGGCCGTGCACGCACTGCACCCCCGTTCGTCGGCACAGTCCTTCCCGGGGCTGGCGCGCACCGCGGCTCTGGTGCGGCTCACGCTGTAA
- the moeZ gene encoding adenylyltransferase/sulfurtransferase MoeZ produces MPPLVSPAADLTREEVARYSRHLIIPDLGVDGQKRLKNAKVLVIGAGGLGSPTLLYLAAAGVGTIGIVEFDVVDESNLQRQIIHGQSDIGRSKAQSARDSVLEINPLVEVRLHELRLEPDNAVNLFSQYDLILDGTDNFATRYLVNDAAVLAHKPYVWGSIYRFEGQVSVFWEDAPDGLGLNYRDLYPEPPPPGMVPSCAEGGVLGILCASIASVMGTEAIKLITGIGDSLLGRLMVYDALDMTYRTIKIRKDPATPKITELIDYDAFCGVISDEASAAVADSTITPRELRELLDADKKVALIDVREPVEWDIVHIDGAELVPKSTLESGAGLAKLPQDRQAVLYCKTGIRSAEALVAVKKAGFADAVHLQGGIAAWAKQVDPDMVMY; encoded by the coding sequence TTGCCGCCGTTGGTAAGTCCCGCCGCCGATCTGACCCGCGAGGAAGTCGCGCGGTACAGCCGGCATCTGATCATCCCTGACCTGGGCGTCGATGGGCAGAAGCGACTCAAGAATGCCAAGGTGCTCGTCATCGGTGCGGGCGGCCTCGGATCTCCGACACTCTTGTACCTGGCCGCCGCGGGTGTCGGCACCATCGGCATCGTCGAGTTCGACGTTGTCGACGAGTCCAACCTGCAGCGCCAAATCATCCACGGCCAGTCCGATATCGGCCGGTCCAAAGCGCAGAGTGCGCGTGACTCGGTGCTGGAGATCAATCCGCTGGTCGAGGTGCGGTTGCATGAGCTGCGTCTGGAACCCGATAACGCGGTGAACTTGTTCTCGCAGTACGACCTGATCCTGGATGGCACCGACAACTTCGCGACGCGCTACCTGGTGAACGACGCCGCGGTGCTCGCACACAAGCCCTACGTGTGGGGCTCGATCTACCGTTTCGAGGGGCAGGTATCGGTCTTCTGGGAGGACGCGCCCGACGGGCTCGGCTTGAACTATCGCGACTTGTACCCCGAGCCGCCGCCTCCGGGCATGGTGCCGTCCTGCGCGGAGGGCGGCGTGCTGGGCATCCTGTGCGCATCCATCGCCTCGGTGATGGGTACCGAGGCCATCAAGCTGATCACCGGGATCGGTGACTCCTTGCTCGGCCGGCTCATGGTGTACGACGCGCTCGACATGACTTACCGCACCATCAAGATCCGTAAGGATCCGGCCACGCCGAAGATCACCGAGCTCATCGACTATGACGCGTTCTGCGGCGTGATCAGCGACGAGGCCTCGGCTGCGGTGGCAGATTCCACAATTACCCCCCGTGAACTGCGCGAATTGCTCGACGCCGACAAGAAGGTGGCGCTGATCGACGTGCGCGAGCCGGTCGAATGGGACATCGTCCACATCGACGGTGCCGAGCTGGTGCCCAAGTCGACCCTGGAGTCCGGTGCCGGCCTTGCCAAGCTGCCGCAGGACCGTCAGGCGGTGCTGTACTGCAAGACGGGGATTCGGTCGGCAGAGGCGCTTGTGGCCGTCAAGAAGGCGGGTTTCGCGGACGCGGTACACCTCCAGGGCGGCATTGCGGCCTGGGCCAAACAGGTGGACCCCGACATGGTCATGTACTGA
- a CDS encoding DUF3152 domain-containing protein — protein sequence MPETMSRLPVQESSERYEPLRAQRDPLAEGSGRIRSDRRDRDRWRKQTWLGRFISTYGWRAYAIPLLVGLTVFVGYQTVTQREPSHAGTGPNEPVADPPSIGALGDAIIGAPPKGLTQFDATLPTGVLPEGESFTEAGAKSWHVVPGTTPQIGTGAAKVFAYTIEVEDGIDTMGFGGDDLFARMVTETLASQKSWTHNPQFGFVRIDSGTPDFRISLTSPATVREGCGYEIQLEASCYNPRYGENGDRRVFINEARWVRGAVPFQGDITSYRQYVINHEVGHAIGYRVHEPCEQDQQLAPVMMQQTFSTNNNDAAKFDADSIKPDGKSCRTNPWPYPIP from the coding sequence ATGCCAGAAACCATGAGTCGACTCCCCGTGCAGGAGTCCTCCGAACGCTACGAGCCACTGCGCGCCCAGCGCGATCCGCTCGCCGAGGGAAGCGGACGCATCCGTTCCGATCGGCGCGATCGCGACCGCTGGCGCAAGCAGACCTGGCTCGGTCGTTTCATCTCCACCTATGGGTGGCGCGCGTACGCCATCCCGTTGCTGGTCGGGTTGACCGTCTTCGTCGGCTACCAAACCGTCACGCAGCGTGAACCCTCACATGCGGGTACCGGCCCCAACGAGCCCGTCGCCGATCCGCCATCCATTGGCGCGCTGGGTGACGCGATCATTGGCGCTCCGCCCAAGGGCCTCACCCAGTTCGACGCGACCCTGCCCACCGGCGTGCTGCCGGAGGGGGAGTCGTTCACCGAGGCCGGCGCCAAGTCCTGGCACGTCGTACCGGGTACGACACCCCAGATCGGGACGGGTGCGGCGAAGGTGTTCGCGTACACCATCGAGGTCGAAGACGGCATCGACACCATGGGATTCGGTGGTGACGATCTCTTCGCGCGCATGGTGACCGAGACACTGGCCAGCCAGAAGAGCTGGACGCATAACCCGCAGTTCGGGTTCGTCCGGATCGACTCCGGCACACCTGATTTCCGGATCTCACTGACCTCGCCGGCGACGGTGCGCGAGGGCTGCGGCTATGAGATACAGCTCGAGGCGTCGTGCTACAACCCGCGATACGGCGAAAACGGTGACCGGCGCGTGTTCATCAACGAAGCGCGGTGGGTACGCGGTGCGGTGCCGTTCCAGGGCGACATCACCTCGTACCGCCAGTACGTCATCAACCACGAAGTCGGACATGCCATCGGTTATCGGGTTCACGAACCGTGTGAGCAGGACCAGCAGCTGGCGCCGGTGATGATGCAGCAGACATTCAGCACCAACAACAATGACGCGGCGAAGTTCGACGCGGATTCGATCAAGCCCGACGGCAAGAGCTGCCGCACGAATCCCTGGCCGTATCCGATTCCGTAG
- a CDS encoding TetR/AcrR family transcriptional regulator: MRDLANLAGRRGTVNSTVATQDSTQGNARRGGRLPRDERRGQLVGSASEIFVDRGYHAAGMDEIAERAGVSKPVLYQHFPSKLELYLEVLHKHADNLVSSVRQALRTTTDNRQRLRAAVMAFFDFVEHDSQGYRLIFENDLVGVPQVTERVEGAISACTDAVFDLVSHDSGLDPHHARMVAVGLVGISQVSARYWLDNEKPISKDDAVNATVGFAWGGLSHVPLQPLD, encoded by the coding sequence ATGCGTGATCTTGCGAATCTGGCCGGGCGTCGAGGCACGGTGAACTCGACGGTGGCGACGCAAGATTCGACTCAGGGAAATGCGCGGCGTGGTGGACGGCTGCCACGCGACGAGCGCCGCGGCCAACTGGTGGGCTCTGCCAGCGAGATATTCGTCGACCGCGGTTACCACGCAGCCGGAATGGATGAGATCGCAGAACGCGCGGGCGTAAGCAAACCTGTTCTGTACCAACACTTTCCGAGCAAGCTGGAGCTGTACCTCGAGGTGCTGCACAAGCATGCCGACAATCTGGTTTCCAGTGTGCGACAGGCGTTGCGCACCACCACCGACAACCGCCAGCGGCTGCGCGCCGCCGTGATGGCGTTCTTTGACTTCGTCGAGCACGACAGCCAGGGGTACCGGCTGATCTTCGAAAACGATCTGGTGGGCGTCCCACAGGTCACCGAGCGCGTCGAGGGCGCCATCAGCGCCTGCACCGACGCGGTCTTCGACCTGGTCAGCCACGATTCCGGACTGGACCCCCACCATGCCCGCATGGTGGCCGTGGGCCTGGTCGGGATCAGTCAGGTGAGCGCCCGCTACTGGCTGGACAACGAGAAGCCCATCTCCAAGGACGACGCGGTCAACGCCACCGTCGGGTTTGCCTGGGGCGGGCTCTCACACGTTCCGCTGCAGCCGCTGGACTAG
- a CDS encoding DUF3107 domain-containing protein has translation MEIKIGVTDSPRELVISSDQTPADVEKVVSAALAKESDVLNLTDQKGRKYLISAARIAYVEIGVADARRVGFSG, from the coding sequence GTGGAGATCAAGATCGGTGTCACAGATAGCCCGCGCGAGCTGGTCATTTCGAGCGATCAGACCCCGGCTGACGTCGAAAAGGTCGTATCCGCGGCGCTGGCCAAGGAATCGGATGTGCTGAACCTCACCGACCAGAAGGGCCGCAAGTACCTGATCTCGGCGGCCCGGATCGCCTACGTGGAAATCGGCGTTGCCGACGCGCGACGCGTCGGCTTCAGCGGCTAG
- a CDS encoding MmpS family transport accessory protein: MVGYRGDSRYSSDYEPYDDPYDSQTTPQYREYSGLDEDFEYRPPGSNENWKWVASIAGAVLAIAVIATAVVLSGGEDKPPAAAITTPVPSLTPVTTTAPPPPPSATSTPPSTTTVTSTPVQETPSTAPSTEAPPPEPPPSNPMLPPEGQRPITPAAFAYYVTGNQTPGDLLTITYTDGNGTTRTVLGASLPWTMIVTPSPGITGGSITATSFASQVNCSITNSESQILAVQSSNSIIARCAK; encoded by the coding sequence ATGGTCGGTTATCGCGGAGATTCTCGGTACTCGAGCGACTACGAGCCCTACGACGACCCGTACGACTCCCAGACGACCCCGCAGTACCGCGAGTACTCGGGTCTCGATGAGGACTTCGAGTACCGGCCCCCGGGTTCCAACGAGAACTGGAAATGGGTCGCGTCCATCGCCGGAGCCGTGCTGGCAATCGCCGTCATCGCGACGGCGGTCGTGCTCAGTGGCGGCGAGGACAAGCCGCCGGCCGCCGCCATCACCACACCCGTGCCCTCGCTGACTCCGGTGACCACCACCGCGCCCCCGCCGCCGCCCTCGGCGACATCGACGCCACCATCGACGACAACCGTGACGAGCACGCCTGTGCAGGAGACGCCGTCCACCGCGCCGTCCACCGAGGCGCCGCCGCCCGAGCCTCCCCCGTCGAACCCGATGCTTCCGCCGGAAGGCCAGCGGCCGATCACTCCCGCGGCATTCGCGTACTACGTGACGGGTAACCAGACGCCGGGCGATCTGCTCACCATCACCTACACCGACGGCAACGGCACAACACGCACCGTGCTCGGCGCCTCACTGCCCTGGACGATGATCGTGACCCCGAGCCCCGGTATCACCGGCGGCTCGATCACCGCGACGAGCTTCGCGAGCCAGGTCAACTGCTCGATTACCAATAGCGAGAGTCAGATACTGGCGGTGCAGAGCAGCAACAGCATCATCGCGCGCTGCGCCAAGTAG